One Pseudomonas muyukensis DNA segment encodes these proteins:
- a CDS encoding endonuclease — protein MRVSLFAVACLLLTTPLAHADAPRTFQEAKKVAWKLYAPQSTEFYCGCKYKGNKVDLASCGYAPRKNLNRASRIEWEHIVPAWQIGHQRQCWQSGGRKNCSRNDKVYQRAEADLHNLVPSIGEVNGDRSNYSFGWLPEQHGQYGSCLTQVDFKAKKVMPRPSIRGMIARTYFYMSKQYDLRLSKQDRQLFEAWNKTYPPQAWELQRNQQVACVMGHGNAFVGPVNLKACG, from the coding sequence ATGAGAGTTTCGCTTTTCGCTGTCGCCTGCCTGCTGTTGACCACCCCGCTCGCCCACGCCGATGCCCCGCGCACCTTCCAGGAGGCCAAGAAGGTCGCCTGGAAGCTGTACGCGCCGCAGTCCACCGAGTTCTATTGCGGTTGCAAGTACAAGGGCAACAAAGTCGACCTCGCCTCATGTGGCTACGCGCCGCGCAAAAACCTCAACCGCGCCTCGCGCATCGAGTGGGAACACATAGTCCCGGCCTGGCAGATCGGCCACCAGCGCCAGTGCTGGCAAAGCGGCGGGCGCAAGAACTGCTCGCGCAACGACAAGGTCTACCAGCGCGCCGAGGCTGATCTGCACAACCTGGTGCCCAGCATTGGCGAGGTCAACGGCGACCGCAGCAACTACAGCTTCGGTTGGCTGCCCGAGCAGCACGGCCAGTACGGCAGCTGCCTGACCCAGGTCGACTTCAAGGCCAAGAAGGTCATGCCGCGACCCTCGATTCGCGGCATGATCGCACGCACCTACTTCTACATGAGCAAACAGTACGACCTGCGCCTGTCCAAGCAGGACCGGCAACTGTTCGAGGCCTGGAACAAGACCTACCCGCCGCAGGCCTGGGAGCTGCAACGCAACCAGCAGGTGGCATGCGTGATGGGGCATGGCAACGCGTTCGTCGGGCCGGTCAACCTCAAGGCCTGTGGCTGA
- a CDS encoding asparaginase: MKFALNTFAPSALALLLVLPTAVSAKEAAQQQKLANVVILATGGTIAGAGASAANSATYQAAKVGIDKLIAGVPELKDLANVRGEQVMQVASESIGNDDLLKLGKRVAELADSKDVDGIVITHGTDTLEETAYFLNLVEKTDKPIIVVGSMRPGTAMSADGMLNLYNAVAVASSKDARGKGVLVTMNDEIQSGRDVSKSVNIKTEAFKSQWGPLGMVVEGKSYFFRLPAKRHTVNSEFDIKQISQLPAVDIAYGYGNVTDTAYKALAQAGAKAIIHAGTGNGSVSSRVVPALQELRKNGVQIIRSSHVNQGGFVLRNAEQPDDKNDWVVAHDLNPQKARILAMVAMTKTQDSKELQRIFWEY; the protein is encoded by the coding sequence ATGAAATTCGCCCTGAACACCTTCGCACCGAGCGCCCTGGCGCTGCTGCTGGTGCTGCCGACCGCCGTTTCCGCCAAGGAAGCCGCGCAACAACAGAAGCTGGCCAACGTGGTGATCCTGGCCACCGGCGGCACCATCGCCGGCGCTGGCGCCAGCGCCGCCAACAGCGCCACCTACCAGGCTGCCAAGGTAGGCATCGACAAGCTGATCGCCGGCGTGCCAGAGCTGAAGGACCTGGCCAACGTGCGCGGCGAGCAGGTGATGCAGGTCGCCTCCGAGAGCATCGGCAACGACGACCTGCTGAAACTGGGCAAGCGCGTCGCCGAACTGGCCGACAGCAAGGACGTCGACGGCATCGTCATCACCCACGGCACCGACACCCTGGAAGAGACCGCCTACTTCCTCAACCTGGTGGAAAAGACCGACAAGCCGATCATCGTGGTCGGCTCGATGCGTCCGGGCACCGCCATGTCCGCCGACGGCATGCTCAACCTGTACAACGCCGTGGCCGTGGCCAGCAGCAAGGACGCTCGCGGCAAGGGCGTGCTGGTGACCATGAACGACGAGATCCAGTCGGGTCGCGACGTCAGCAAGTCGGTCAACATCAAGACCGAAGCCTTCAAGAGCCAGTGGGGCCCGCTGGGCATGGTGGTGGAAGGCAAGTCGTACTTCTTCCGCCTGCCGGCCAAGCGCCACACCGTCAACTCCGAGTTCGACATCAAGCAGATCAGCCAGCTGCCGGCCGTGGACATCGCCTACGGCTACGGCAACGTGACCGACACCGCCTACAAGGCCCTGGCCCAGGCTGGCGCCAAGGCAATCATCCATGCCGGTACCGGCAACGGTTCGGTGTCCTCGCGAGTGGTCCCTGCCCTGCAGGAGCTGCGCAAGAACGGCGTGCAGATCATTCGCTCGTCCCACGTCAACCAGGGTGGCTTCGTGCTGCGCAACGCCGAACAGCCTGACGACAAGAACGACTGGGTCGTGGCCCACGACCTGAACCCGCAGAAAGCGCGAATCCTGGCCATGGTCGCAATGACCAAGACCCAGGACAGCAAGGAGCTGCAGCGGATCTTCTGGGAATATTGA
- a CDS encoding sugar ABC transporter ATP-binding protein — translation MSVTANETVLAVSGLGKTYAQPVLGDVTLELRGGEVLALTGENGAGKSTLSKLISGLETPSAGHMHYRGQPYSPGSRAQAERLGVRMVMQELNLLPTLTVAENLFLDNLPSRLGWVNQKRLRQLASAAMAQVGLDAIDPDTPVGELGIGHQQMVEIARNLIGDCHVLIFDEPTAMLTAREVELLFTQIERLRQRGVAIVYISHRLEELQRVAQRIAVLRDGKLVCAEPILRYNSEQLVNLMVGRELGEHIDLGQRSIGAPLLKVDKLSRGDKVREVSFEVRAGEIFGISGLIGAGRTELLRLIYGADRADSGQVALGQPPVPVTIDSPKAAVKAGIALITEDRKGEGLLLSQSISANIALGNLGAVSRVGVLDRDAERALAERQISAMRIRSASPAQAVGELSGGNQQKVVIGRWLERDCQVLLFDEPTRGIDVGAKFDIYGLLAELARQGKALVVVSSDLRELMLICDRIAVLSAGRLIDTFDRDHWTQDQLLAAAFAGYQKRDALLHDAAPRMDA, via the coding sequence ATGTCAGTAACGGCCAATGAAACCGTGCTAGCCGTCAGCGGCCTGGGCAAGACCTACGCCCAACCGGTGCTCGGCGACGTCACCCTTGAGCTGCGCGGCGGCGAGGTGCTGGCCCTGACCGGCGAGAACGGCGCCGGCAAGTCGACCCTGTCCAAGCTGATCAGTGGCCTGGAAACGCCCAGCGCCGGGCACATGCACTACCGTGGCCAACCCTACAGCCCGGGCAGTCGTGCCCAAGCCGAGCGCCTGGGCGTGCGCATGGTGATGCAGGAGCTCAACCTGCTGCCCACCCTGACCGTGGCCGAGAACCTGTTTCTCGACAACCTGCCCAGCCGTCTCGGCTGGGTCAACCAGAAGCGCCTGCGCCAGCTGGCCAGCGCGGCCATGGCCCAGGTCGGCCTGGACGCCATCGACCCGGACACACCCGTGGGTGAACTGGGCATCGGCCACCAGCAGATGGTCGAGATTGCCCGCAACCTGATCGGCGACTGCCATGTGCTGATCTTCGACGAGCCCACCGCGATGCTCACCGCCCGCGAAGTGGAGCTGCTGTTCACCCAGATCGAGCGCCTGCGCCAGCGCGGCGTGGCCATCGTGTATATCTCCCATCGCCTCGAAGAGCTGCAGCGCGTGGCCCAGCGCATCGCCGTGCTGCGCGACGGCAAGCTGGTGTGTGCCGAGCCGATCCTGCGCTACAACAGCGAGCAACTGGTCAACCTCATGGTCGGCCGCGAGCTGGGCGAGCACATCGACCTCGGCCAGCGCAGCATCGGTGCGCCGCTGCTCAAGGTCGACAAGCTCAGCCGTGGCGACAAGGTGCGCGAAGTGTCGTTCGAGGTCAGGGCAGGGGAGATCTTCGGCATCTCCGGCCTGATCGGTGCCGGGCGAACCGAACTGCTGCGCCTGATCTACGGCGCCGACCGCGCCGACAGTGGCCAGGTCGCCCTCGGCCAGCCACCGGTGCCGGTGACCATCGATTCGCCCAAGGCCGCGGTCAAGGCCGGTATTGCCCTGATCACCGAGGATCGCAAGGGCGAAGGCCTGTTGCTGAGCCAGTCGATCAGCGCCAATATCGCCCTGGGCAACCTTGGCGCGGTGTCCCGCGTCGGGGTGCTCGACCGGGACGCCGAGCGTGCCCTGGCCGAACGCCAGATCAGCGCCATGCGCATCCGCAGCGCCAGCCCTGCCCAGGCGGTCGGCGAGTTGTCCGGTGGCAACCAGCAGAAGGTGGTGATTGGCCGTTGGCTGGAGCGCGACTGCCAGGTGCTGCTGTTCGACGAACCCACCCGCGGTATCGATGTCGGCGCCAAGTTCGACATCTATGGCCTGCTCGCCGAGCTGGCACGCCAGGGCAAGGCCCTGGTGGTGGTGTCCAGCGACCTGCGCGAGCTGATGCTGATCTGCGACCGCATCGCCGTGCTCAGCGCCGGCCGCCTGATCGACACCTTCGACCGCGATCACTGGACCCAGGACCAGCTGCTTGCCGCAGCCTTCGCCGGCTACCAGAAACGTGATGCCCTGCTGCACGACGCAGCTCCCAGGATGGATGCATGA
- a CDS encoding ABC transporter permease, with protein MKTTTNTSVAAPVRRGATYFGLGTYLGLAGALLAMIVLFSLLSSHFLSYATFSTLANQIPDLMVLAVGMTFVLIIGGIDLSVGSVLALAASTVSVAILGWGWSVLPAALLGMAVAALAGTVTGSITVAWRIPSFIVSLGVLEMARGLAYQFTDSRTAYIGDAFAWFSNPVAFGISPAFIIALLVIVLAQLVLTRSVFGRYLIGIGTNEEAVRLAGIDPRPYKILVFALMGVLAGLAALFQISRLEAADPNAGAGLELQVIAAVVIGGTSLMGGRGSVISTFFGVLIISVLAAGLAQIGASEPTKRIITGAVIVVAVVLDTYRSRRASRRN; from the coding sequence ATGAAAACCACAACAAACACCTCGGTCGCCGCGCCCGTGCGCCGCGGCGCCACCTATTTCGGCCTGGGCACCTACCTGGGCCTGGCCGGCGCCTTGCTGGCGATGATCGTGCTGTTCTCGCTGCTGAGCAGCCACTTCCTGTCCTATGCCACCTTCAGCACCCTGGCCAACCAGATCCCCGACCTGATGGTGCTGGCGGTGGGCATGACCTTCGTGCTGATCATCGGCGGCATCGACCTGTCGGTAGGCTCGGTGCTGGCCCTGGCCGCCTCGACGGTCAGCGTGGCGATCCTCGGCTGGGGCTGGAGCGTGCTGCCCGCCGCGCTGCTGGGCATGGCCGTGGCGGCCCTGGCCGGCACTGTCACCGGCAGCATCACCGTCGCCTGGCGCATCCCCTCGTTCATCGTCTCGCTGGGCGTGCTGGAGATGGCCCGGGGCCTGGCCTATCAATTCACCGACTCGCGCACCGCCTATATCGGCGATGCGTTCGCCTGGTTCTCCAACCCCGTCGCCTTCGGCATCTCGCCGGCCTTCATCATCGCCTTGCTGGTGATCGTGCTGGCCCAACTGGTGCTGACCCGCAGCGTGTTCGGCCGCTACCTGATCGGCATCGGCACCAACGAAGAGGCCGTGCGCCTGGCCGGCATCGACCCACGCCCTTACAAGATCCTGGTGTTCGCCCTGATGGGCGTGCTCGCAGGCCTCGCCGCGCTGTTCCAGATCTCCCGGCTGGAAGCCGCCGACCCCAACGCCGGCGCCGGCCTCGAGCTGCAGGTGATCGCCGCCGTGGTGATCGGCGGCACCAGCCTGATGGGCGGGCGCGGCTCGGTCATCAGCACCTTCTTCGGTGTGCTGATCATTTCGGTACTGGCCGCAGGCCTTGCGCAGATCGGCGCTTCGGAACCCACCAAACGCATCATCACCGGGGCGGTCATCGTCGTCGCCGTGGTGCTCGACACTTACCGCAGCCGGCGCGCGAGTCGGCGGAACTGA
- a CDS encoding DUF1654 domain-containing protein gives MAKPASASPSSYEQLGQRIQKIINSPTAQRSRAALIFRLDHESPDDWATLLEEIAENDNVTLAHRDDGGVQIFWTVPKED, from the coding sequence GTGGCCAAACCCGCCTCCGCGTCGCCGAGCAGTTATGAACAACTGGGTCAGCGCATCCAGAAGATCATCAACAGCCCCACCGCCCAGCGCAGCCGCGCCGCCTTGATCTTCCGCCTCGACCACGAGTCGCCCGACGACTGGGCAACCCTGCTCGAGGAAATCGCCGAGAACGACAACGTCACCCTCGCCCACCGCGACGACGGTGGCGTGCAGATTTTCTGGACCGTGCCCAAGGAAGACTGA
- a CDS encoding LacI family DNA-binding transcriptional regulator: MATIKDVAALAGISYTTVSHVLNKTRPVSEPVRLKVEAAIAELDYVPSAVARSLKARSTATIGLLVPNSVNPYFAELARGIEDACERNGYCVILCNSDDNPQKQRSYLRVLLEKRIDGLIVASVGEDQDLLASLGSVRTPMVIVDRALDGVAADLVRIDHEQGAYLATRHLLELGHRQIATIAGPVDTGVSQLRLAGFRRAMAEAGAPIAAGHVLHSDFTSPGGHAAAARLLDGERPTAIFAGNDMIGFGVLRAAAERNIDVPGELSVIGFDDIELSRYVYPALTTVGQSIRELGESAAGLLLSRIGTPSRGEAEQRIVAPRIVLRESTGPRPDLFNDYR, from the coding sequence ATGGCTACCATCAAAGACGTCGCGGCACTGGCGGGTATTTCCTACACCACCGTGTCCCATGTATTGAACAAGACCCGTCCGGTCAGCGAGCCGGTGCGGCTCAAGGTCGAGGCGGCGATCGCCGAGCTCGACTACGTGCCCAGCGCCGTGGCCCGCTCGCTGAAGGCGCGCAGCACTGCCACCATCGGCTTGCTGGTGCCCAATAGCGTCAACCCGTACTTCGCCGAGCTGGCCCGGGGAATCGAGGACGCCTGCGAGCGCAATGGTTATTGCGTGATCCTGTGCAACTCCGACGACAACCCGCAGAAGCAGCGCAGCTACCTGAGGGTGCTGCTGGAAAAGCGCATCGACGGCTTGATCGTCGCCTCGGTGGGTGAGGACCAGGACCTGCTCGCCAGCCTCGGCAGCGTGCGCACGCCAATGGTCATCGTCGACCGCGCCCTGGATGGCGTGGCCGCCGACCTGGTGCGCATCGACCACGAGCAGGGTGCCTACCTCGCCACCCGCCACCTGCTGGAACTTGGCCATCGCCAGATCGCCACCATCGCCGGCCCGGTCGATACCGGCGTCAGCCAGCTGCGCCTTGCCGGGTTTCGCCGGGCCATGGCCGAGGCGGGTGCGCCCATCGCCGCCGGCCATGTGCTGCACAGCGACTTCACCAGCCCCGGCGGCCATGCCGCGGCGGCGCGCCTGCTCGATGGCGAGCGGCCCACGGCGATCTTCGCCGGCAACGACATGATCGGCTTCGGCGTGCTGCGCGCCGCCGCCGAGCGCAACATCGATGTGCCTGGCGAGCTGTCGGTGATCGGCTTCGACGATATCGAGCTGAGCCGCTACGTGTACCCGGCGCTGACCACGGTCGGCCAGTCGATCCGCGAGCTGGGCGAAAGCGCCGCCGGGCTGTTGCTGTCGCGCATCGGCACGCCCAGCCGCGGCGAGGCCGAGCAACGCATCGTCGCCCCGCGCATCGTGCTGCGTGAATCCACCGGGCCGCGCCCGGACCTGTTCAACGATTACCGGTAA
- the rbsK gene encoding ribokinase yields the protein MNAKVVVVGSLNMDLVARAQRLPRGGETLAGESFFTVPGGKGANQAVAAARLGASVAMVGNVGDDAYGQQLRRALEVEGIDCQGVGVCRGVSSGVALIVVDAASQNAIVIIPGGNGLLGPESVRRFDGLLQQAEVIICQLEVPAATVAWTLARGRELGKTVILNPAPASGPLPAQWFAHIDYLIPNESEAEALSGLQVHDQDSARRAAERLRKMGAGKVIVTLGAEGALRVDEAGARHFPTDKVQPLDTTAAGDTFVGGFAAGLACGLSEEQAIGFGQRAAALSVTRAGAQPSIPYLKELAP from the coding sequence ATGAATGCCAAGGTGGTTGTGGTCGGCAGCCTCAACATGGACCTGGTGGCCCGCGCCCAGCGCTTGCCCCGCGGCGGCGAGACCCTGGCCGGCGAAAGCTTCTTCACCGTGCCGGGCGGCAAGGGCGCCAACCAGGCGGTGGCGGCCGCCCGGTTGGGCGCCAGCGTGGCGATGGTCGGCAATGTCGGTGACGATGCCTATGGCCAGCAATTGCGCCGCGCCCTGGAGGTAGAGGGCATCGACTGCCAGGGTGTCGGCGTGTGCCGCGGGGTTTCCAGCGGCGTGGCGCTGATCGTGGTGGATGCCGCCAGCCAGAACGCCATCGTGATCATCCCCGGCGGCAATGGCCTGCTTGGGCCTGAGTCGGTGCGCCGCTTCGACGGCCTGCTGCAGCAGGCCGAGGTGATCATCTGCCAGCTGGAAGTGCCTGCCGCCACCGTGGCCTGGACCCTGGCCCGTGGTCGTGAGCTGGGCAAGACGGTGATCCTCAATCCGGCGCCGGCCAGCGGCCCATTGCCGGCGCAATGGTTCGCCCATATCGATTACCTGATCCCCAACGAGAGCGAGGCCGAGGCCCTGTCTGGGTTGCAGGTCCACGATCAGGACAGTGCCCGGCGTGCCGCCGAACGTTTGCGCAAGATGGGCGCGGGCAAGGTGATCGTCACCCTCGGCGCCGAGGGGGCGTTGCGGGTCGATGAAGCCGGGGCGCGGCATTTTCCGACGGACAAGGTCCAGCCGCTGGATACCACGGCGGCCGGGGATACCTTTGTCGGCGGCTTTGCCGCTGGCCTGGCGTGCGGCCTGTCGGAAGAGCAAGCCATTGGCTTTGGCCAGCGCGCCGCCGCATTGTCGGTGACCCGTGCCGGTGCGCAGCCGTCGATACCCTACCTGAAGGAGTTGGCACCATGA
- a CDS encoding nucleoside hydrolase → MSLKTLLQGAVLMSALAATAVMAAPRDLIIDTDPGADDVVALLLAMASPDELKIRAITTVAGNVRLEKTSRNARLAREWGGREEIPVYAGAGRPLVRTPIYAANVHGEEGLTGVQVHEPKKPLAKGNAVQYLIDTLGAAEPHSITIAMLGPQTNLALALIQKPEIANGIKEVVVMGGAHFNGGNITPAAEFNLYADPHAAEVVLSSGVKLTYLPLDVTHKVLTSDARLEQLAAVNNKASKLVVDILNAYIKFDMDNYGMPGGPVHDASVIAYLLKPELFKGKPVHMVVDSREGPTFGQTVTDWYGVLKQPANVTWIKEGDAQGFFDLLSARLARLQ, encoded by the coding sequence ATGTCCCTCAAAACCTTGCTCCAAGGAGCCGTGCTCATGTCCGCGCTGGCCGCTACCGCCGTCATGGCCGCCCCGCGCGACCTGATCATCGACACTGACCCCGGTGCCGACGACGTGGTAGCGCTGCTGCTGGCCATGGCTTCCCCTGACGAGCTGAAGATCCGCGCCATCACCACCGTCGCCGGCAACGTGCGCCTGGAGAAAACCTCGCGCAACGCCCGCCTGGCCCGTGAGTGGGGTGGTCGCGAAGAGATCCCGGTCTATGCCGGGGCAGGGCGCCCGCTGGTGCGCACGCCGATCTACGCGGCCAACGTGCATGGCGAGGAAGGCCTCACCGGCGTGCAGGTGCACGAGCCGAAGAAGCCCTTGGCCAAAGGCAACGCGGTGCAGTACCTGATCGACACCCTGGGCGCCGCCGAGCCCCACAGCATCACCATTGCCATGCTCGGCCCGCAGACCAACCTGGCCCTGGCGCTGATCCAGAAGCCCGAGATCGCCAACGGCATCAAGGAAGTGGTGGTGATGGGCGGCGCCCACTTCAATGGCGGCAACATCACCCCGGCGGCGGAGTTCAACCTCTACGCCGACCCCCATGCCGCCGAGGTGGTGCTGAGCAGTGGCGTCAAGCTGACCTACCTGCCGCTGGACGTGACCCACAAGGTGCTCACCAGCGACGCTCGCCTTGAGCAGTTGGCGGCGGTGAACAACAAGGCCAGCAAGCTGGTGGTGGACATCCTCAACGCCTACATCAAGTTCGACATGGACAACTACGGCATGCCTGGCGGCCCGGTGCACGATGCCAGTGTGATCGCCTACCTGCTCAAGCCCGAGCTGTTCAAGGGCAAGCCGGTGCATATGGTCGTCGACAGCCGCGAAGGCCCAACCTTCGGCCAGACCGTGACCGACTGGTACGGCGTGCTCAAGCAGCCGGCCAACGTGACGTGGATCAAGGAGGGCGATGCCCAGGGCTTCTTCGACCTGCTCAGCGCGCGCCTGGCCCGATTGCAATAG
- the rbsD gene encoding D-ribose pyranase, with the protein MKKTPLLNIALSRTIAGLGHGDILVIGDAGLPVPPGVELIDLALTPGIPDFTRVLRVVLSEMQVERHVLAEEMFQAAPLGLVDVEQMHARGEIGQREVMNHADFKALCRQARAVVRTGECRPYSNIALVAGVTF; encoded by the coding sequence ATGAAAAAGACGCCGCTGCTGAATATCGCCCTGTCGCGGACCATCGCCGGCCTGGGGCATGGCGACATCCTGGTGATCGGCGATGCCGGCTTGCCGGTGCCGCCTGGCGTGGAACTCATCGACCTGGCGCTGACCCCTGGCATCCCGGATTTCACCCGCGTGCTGCGCGTGGTGCTGAGCGAGATGCAGGTGGAGCGGCATGTGCTGGCCGAGGAAATGTTCCAGGCCGCGCCGCTGGGCCTGGTCGACGTCGAACAGATGCATGCCCGTGGCGAGATCGGCCAGCGTGAAGTGATGAACCATGCCGACTTCAAGGCGCTGTGCCGGCAGGCGCGGGCCGTGGTTCGTACCGGTGAGTGCCGGCCCTACAGCAATATCGCGCTGGTGGCTGGCGTCACTTTCTAA
- a CDS encoding sugar ABC transporter substrate-binding protein, with protein sequence MKLPFSGRPLALAVVSSLLFTLPAAHAEDKPKVALVMKSLANEFFRTMEDGAKAYQKDHATEFDLVANGIKDETDTGNQIRIVEQMIATGAKALVIAPADSKALVPVVKKAMDAGITVVNIDNRLDPDVLKSKGISVPFVGPDNRKGARLVGDYLAQHKLKAGDQVGIIEGVPTTTNAQQRTAGFKDAMQAAQMKIVSVQSGNWEIDKGNAVAASMLNEYPELKALLAGNDSMALGAVSAVRAAGKTGQVQVVGYDNINAIKPMLKDGRVLATLDQAASQQAVYGIQAALKMVKGEQPGVDADNVIQTPVELITQ encoded by the coding sequence ATGAAGCTGCCGTTTTCCGGCCGTCCCCTGGCCCTCGCCGTCGTTTCTTCGTTGCTGTTCACCCTCCCGGCCGCCCATGCCGAAGACAAGCCCAAGGTTGCGCTGGTGATGAAATCCCTGGCCAACGAGTTCTTCCGCACCATGGAGGACGGCGCCAAGGCCTACCAGAAAGACCACGCCACCGAGTTCGACCTGGTCGCCAACGGCATCAAGGACGAGACCGATACCGGCAACCAGATCCGTATCGTCGAGCAGATGATCGCCACGGGCGCCAAGGCCCTGGTGATTGCCCCGGCCGACTCCAAGGCCCTGGTGCCGGTGGTGAAGAAAGCCATGGACGCGGGCATTACCGTGGTCAACATCGACAACCGCCTCGACCCCGACGTGCTCAAGAGCAAAGGCATCAGCGTGCCCTTCGTCGGCCCCGACAACCGCAAGGGCGCGCGCCTGGTGGGCGACTACCTGGCCCAGCACAAGCTCAAGGCCGGCGACCAGGTCGGCATCATCGAGGGCGTGCCGACCACCACCAATGCCCAGCAGCGCACCGCCGGCTTCAAGGACGCCATGCAAGCGGCGCAGATGAAGATCGTCTCGGTGCAGTCGGGCAACTGGGAAATCGACAAGGGCAACGCCGTGGCCGCCTCGATGCTCAATGAATACCCCGAGCTCAAGGCGCTGCTGGCCGGTAACGACAGCATGGCCCTGGGCGCGGTCTCGGCCGTGCGCGCCGCCGGCAAGACGGGCCAGGTGCAGGTGGTCGGCTACGACAACATCAATGCCATCAAGCCGATGCTCAAGGACGGTCGGGTGCTTGCCACCCTCGACCAGGCGGCCAGCCAGCAAGCGGTGTACGGCATCCAGGCGGCGCTGAAGATGGTCAAGGGCGAGCAGCCGGGCGTGGATGCCGACAATGTCATCCAGACGCCGGTCGAGCTGATCACCCAGTGA
- a CDS encoding GTP pyrophosphokinase → MATLERAIAVAIKAHEGQYDKGGAAYILHPLRVMERVVTPEQRIVAVLHDVLEDTPFTLSDLAREGFPLKILAALLALSRREGESYEAFVIRLGVDPLARQVKLADLADNSDLSRIAHPGPADLARLSRYQQASAYLQALA, encoded by the coding sequence ATGGCAACGCTGGAACGGGCCATCGCGGTGGCCATCAAGGCACATGAAGGGCAGTACGACAAAGGCGGGGCGGCCTACATCCTCCACCCGTTGCGGGTGATGGAACGGGTGGTCACCCCCGAGCAACGCATCGTCGCGGTGTTGCACGATGTGCTGGAAGACACCCCGTTCACCCTCTCCGACCTGGCCCGAGAAGGCTTCCCGCTGAAGATCCTCGCCGCGCTGCTGGCCCTGAGCCGTCGTGAAGGGGAGAGCTACGAGGCCTTCGTGATCCGCCTGGGCGTCGATCCCTTGGCACGCCAGGTCAAGTTGGCCGACCTTGCCGACAACAGCGACCTGTCGCGCATTGCCCATCCCGGCCCCGCGGACTTGGCCCGCTTGAGCCGCTACCAGCAAGCCAGCGCCTACCTGCAGGCGCTGGCCTGA